CGCTTGTCCGACCAGTCGTCCGGATCGCACATGGGTGACAGGATGCTGGTCATGCCGACCATGAATGCGCTTCTTGTCATCGATCTGCAGCGGGGCGTGATGAGGAACTGTTTCGACGCGGAGGGTGTGCTCGCGCGGACCGCCCGACTCGTTGATCGTGCCCGAGCAAGCGATGTGCCTGTCGTGTGGGTGCAGGATCACGACGACTTCGCGGAAGGGTCCGCAGACTGGCAACTTGCGGTGCCGCTGGAGCGGCGATCCAACGAGCCACTGGTGAAGAAGGAGTACCGGGACTCGTTCTCGGACACGGACCTCGACGAGGTCCTGGATCGCTTGGGCGTGCGGCATCTCGTCGTCGCGGGTGCGCAGAGCGACTACTGCATCCGGACGACGACCCAGGCCGCGGCCGCCCGTGGCTTCGACGTGACGCTGGTGTCCGATGCACACACGACGACGGACGCAGAGCA
The sequence above is a segment of the Curtobacterium sp. BH-2-1-1 genome. Coding sequences within it:
- a CDS encoding cysteine hydrolase family protein yields the protein MGDRMLVMPTMNALLVIDLQRGVMRNCFDAEGVLARTARLVDRARASDVPVVWVQDHDDFAEGSADWQLAVPLERRSNEPLVKKEYRDSFSDTDLDEVLDRLGVRHLVVAGAQSDYCIRTTTQAAAARGFDVTLVSDAHTTTDAEHDGVRISGEQIVAHTNMYFGGLRYPGRHYAAERHDRVEFAPAH